A window of the Helianthus annuus cultivar XRQ/B chromosome 4, HanXRQr2.0-SUNRISE, whole genome shotgun sequence genome harbors these coding sequences:
- the LOC110882326 gene encoding uncharacterized protein LOC110882326 encodes MSGRDDKESTSTSIHEQGNISLQCPKLTESNYTQRAILMETILKAYSLWDTVVSKEGVDEKKAHTTKAMIFQTLSGDTLMQVTQYESAKEVWDAIEVRYLGADMVQKARLQTLRSELNETISSFASKLGGIKSKFKSLGTTIKDKKIVRKLLIYVPKKFLPTVASIEQYSEIDKMTFEEVVSRTTAFEELLKSQSEPENNNLLMASLENHSGNWHHGRGRGGCSFRGGRGRG; translated from the coding sequence ATGTCAGGAAGAGACGACAAAGAAAGCACGTCAACCTCAATTCACGAGCAAGGAAATATATCCCTTCAATGCCCAAAGTTGACTGAATCGAATTACACTCAAAGGGCAATCCTGATGGAAACGATCTTAAAGGCGTATAGTCTTTGGGATACGGTTGTTTCAAAGGAAGGGGTAGATGAGAAAAAGGCGCATACAACGAAAGCAATGATCTTCCAAACGTTATCGGGAGATACTCTAATGCAAGTTACGCAATATGAGAGTGCAAAGGAAGTTTGGGATGCAATCGAAGTTCGATATCTTGGAGCCGATATGGTTCAGAAAGCGCGTCTGCAAACTTTGAGAAGTGAATTAAATGAAACAATAAGTAGTTTCGCAAGCAAGTTAGGTGGTATAAAATCCAAGTTTAAAAGCCTCGGTACCACCATTAAAGATAAGAAGATTGTAAGGAAATTACTTATCTATGTTCCGAAGAAGTTTCTACCAACTGTGGCATCCATCGAGCAGTATTCGGAAATAGATAAAATGACGTTTGAAGAAGTAGTGAGTAGGACTACAGCATTTGAAGAACTCCTCAAGAGCCAAAGTGAACCGGAGAACAATAATCTGTTAATGGCAAGTTTAGAAAATCATTCCGGAAATTGGCATCATGGTAGAGGACGTGGAGGATGTTCGTTTAGAGGGGGAAGAGGGCGTGGATAA